One part of the Paenibacillus silvisoli genome encodes these proteins:
- a CDS encoding cache domain-containing sensor histidine kinase, protein MFAPKQRRAQSLKNKLILILLLSAFIPLALLGWVSYLSIEEITNKKIESGLFNSLNQGSYNLNSTLNNMDYASLQLTNEGNVGQKLTDYLTTDSIYQQLELSQDIQQNLNLVNFTNPNLGVMFYYFPKSKEVKFENLVVEPDFSFDKLPRLAEGRAVTFYGPHETLYRYGEKKIVFSLVRPVYLTGENQVYLYVETNNKLFEQIMDKQQYGMKASNVLINDQGNIVYSDFPERFQLGKPFARSGTAGTFKEKQGDYYIFGQHNEQGWSLAVVIAKQDFEKEFHKWLVKYILIGSGSLCFSLLFAYVLWRTVYRPLKKVGHDIQLLASSKFDSPVSYTNIKEFDILMQKSYQMRTRIQDLIGDIELRETNKRQLEVEKLLYQINPHFIHNTLNTIQWLARMKGQTEIDQFVSVFTRILHYNLGKKGEIVALRDELAAIHDYIALQRVRYDCEFLVDADIDEGLLDTDVPRFILQPIVENALYHGLSDENGKIKLRIHKVSDHYLIIEVIDNGEGMTADEIAQVMLEEKNPLKDSGLGIGLDYVKRVIQAHYGDDCRFSIDSRIGQGTTVTITVPLTVSVGKKKYENGDDKCENEIMPDQFQVIDEPNSN, encoded by the coding sequence GTGTTTGCACCCAAACAACGAAGAGCGCAATCGCTCAAAAATAAACTTATCCTTATTCTGCTGCTAAGCGCATTCATTCCGTTAGCTCTGTTAGGCTGGGTATCGTATCTATCCATTGAAGAAATCACGAACAAGAAAATTGAAAGCGGTTTATTCAATTCGCTCAACCAAGGCAGCTACAATCTGAACAGTACGTTGAATAATATGGATTATGCATCGCTTCAACTCACCAATGAAGGCAATGTCGGACAGAAATTAACGGATTATTTAACGACCGACAGTATCTATCAGCAATTAGAGCTGAGCCAGGATATCCAGCAAAACTTGAATTTGGTTAACTTCACCAATCCTAATCTTGGCGTGATGTTTTATTATTTTCCGAAAAGTAAAGAGGTGAAGTTTGAAAATCTGGTCGTAGAGCCGGATTTCAGCTTCGATAAGCTGCCTCGTCTGGCTGAAGGGAGAGCCGTCACCTTTTACGGGCCTCATGAGACGCTGTACCGGTATGGAGAGAAGAAAATTGTATTCTCATTGGTGCGGCCTGTGTATTTAACGGGGGAAAACCAAGTGTATTTGTACGTGGAAACGAATAATAAATTGTTCGAGCAAATCATGGACAAGCAGCAATATGGAATGAAGGCTTCGAATGTATTGATTAATGATCAAGGAAACATTGTATATAGCGATTTTCCAGAGAGATTTCAGCTAGGGAAACCGTTCGCGAGATCCGGAACAGCCGGTACCTTCAAAGAGAAGCAAGGAGATTACTATATCTTCGGTCAGCATAATGAGCAAGGCTGGAGTCTAGCGGTCGTCATCGCGAAACAAGATTTCGAGAAGGAGTTCCATAAATGGTTAGTCAAATATATCTTAATTGGTTCCGGCAGCCTGTGCTTCAGCTTGTTGTTTGCCTATGTGCTGTGGCGGACGGTTTATCGGCCCTTGAAGAAGGTCGGCCATGACATTCAACTGTTGGCAAGCAGCAAATTCGATTCTCCGGTAAGCTACACCAATATTAAAGAGTTTGATATTCTCATGCAAAAATCCTATCAGATGAGAACCCGGATTCAGGATCTGATTGGCGATATCGAGCTTAGAGAAACCAACAAGCGGCAATTGGAGGTAGAGAAGCTGCTTTATCAAATAAACCCGCACTTTATTCACAACACTTTAAATACGATACAATGGCTGGCCCGAATGAAGGGCCAAACGGAGATCGACCAGTTTGTATCCGTCTTTACCCGCATTCTTCACTATAACCTTGGAAAAAAGGGAGAAATCGTCGCGCTCAGGGATGAATTGGCAGCCATACATGATTATATTGCGCTGCAACGCGTCAGGTACGATTGCGAGTTCCTGGTGGATGCCGACATTGATGAGGGGCTGCTCGATACGGATGTGCCCAGATTCATTCTTCAGCCCATTGTTGAGAACGCGCTCTATCACGGCCTAAGCGATGAGAATGGAAAAATAAAGCTCCGCATTCATAAAGTCAGCGATCATTACTTGATCATCGAAGTCATCGATAACGGAGAAGGGATGACTGCGGACGAGATCGCCCAAGTGATGCTGGAAGAGAAGAATCCGTTGAAGGACTCCGGGTTAGGCATCGGGCTCGATTACGTCAAGAGAGTCATTCAGGCCCATTACGGCGATGACTGCCGATTCTCGATTGACAGCCGGATCGGGCAAGGGACGACCGTTACGATAACGGTCCCGCTGACCGTATCCGTAGGTAAGAAAAAGTATGAAAATGGTGATGACAAGTGTGAAAATGAGATTATGCCGGACCAATTCCAAGTCATTGATGAACCAAATTCTAACTAG
- a CDS encoding type 2 periplasmic-binding domain-containing protein, whose amino-acid sequence MKGKGKWAALSLVSLMLLVSACGGNNGNSASNTANNKNTNAANSSTNEPAATNTSADAAKPDPFGKFDQPISLKISKVINSKNITFPNGDTVENNEFTRYVEQKLNVKVTHAWQVETPDAYEQKMGVSMASRDLPDAFIVNESQLKQLVAADLIEDLTDVYKDNISPLMKGYYDSYGDRVLGRATFDGKLMALPNTNIGQQYNIMWIRQDWLDKYGLQVPKTLDELNQVAKTFIEKDASGHGKHDTLGISGVPSLAGWNNFGGFDPILSTFHATKGQWVKDASGNLAYSSTLPEMKAALGKLHEMYDQGIIDKQFAIRKDPAEVVANNQVGIVFGPWWISYWPLNDSVKNDPKAEWKPFIAPLDADGKFNTVDQDPTGSFLVVRKGYEHPEAVVRVLNVEYNGIRKIDPDALNLYKDNPEIVAKWELWPFTLQVGPETTVYDTHAQAQAAVDAKDDSSLDTELKGWYADYFKNQADPKKDLAAWANATARFEGAALMNDDRVVVTRNQFWGKTKTQATKWAILEKLENETFLKIIMGEQPLDSFDTFVDQWNSLGGKQILKEISEETTK is encoded by the coding sequence ATGAAGGGCAAGGGCAAATGGGCAGCGCTCAGTTTAGTATCGCTAATGCTTTTGGTAAGCGCTTGCGGAGGCAATAACGGGAACAGCGCAAGCAATACGGCTAACAATAAGAATACCAACGCAGCCAATTCATCAACGAATGAGCCTGCAGCGACGAACACGTCGGCAGATGCGGCCAAACCGGATCCATTCGGTAAATTCGATCAACCGATCTCGCTCAAAATTTCCAAAGTCATTAACTCGAAAAATATTACGTTTCCAAACGGGGATACCGTTGAAAACAACGAGTTCACACGTTATGTCGAGCAGAAATTGAACGTTAAGGTGACGCATGCTTGGCAGGTCGAAACTCCTGATGCCTATGAACAAAAGATGGGTGTATCCATGGCGAGCAGAGATTTGCCGGATGCCTTCATCGTAAACGAGTCGCAGCTCAAGCAGCTGGTAGCGGCAGATCTCATTGAGGATTTGACGGATGTATATAAAGACAACATTAGTCCCCTAATGAAAGGCTATTATGATTCCTATGGCGATCGCGTTTTGGGAAGAGCGACGTTCGACGGTAAATTAATGGCGCTTCCAAATACAAACATCGGTCAGCAATACAATATTATGTGGATTCGCCAGGACTGGCTCGATAAATACGGTCTTCAAGTGCCGAAAACGCTTGATGAGCTGAATCAAGTAGCCAAAACGTTCATTGAGAAGGATGCATCCGGCCATGGCAAGCACGATACGCTTGGCATCAGCGGCGTTCCGTCACTGGCCGGCTGGAACAATTTTGGCGGCTTTGATCCGATCCTCAGTACCTTCCATGCAACTAAAGGGCAATGGGTGAAGGACGCTTCAGGAAATCTCGCGTACAGCTCGACATTGCCGGAGATGAAAGCAGCTTTGGGCAAATTGCACGAAATGTATGACCAAGGCATTATCGACAAGCAGTTCGCCATCCGTAAGGATCCCGCGGAGGTTGTGGCAAATAACCAAGTCGGTATCGTCTTCGGACCATGGTGGATATCCTACTGGCCGCTGAACGACTCGGTTAAGAATGATCCGAAAGCGGAATGGAAGCCATTTATTGCTCCTCTCGATGCGGACGGTAAGTTCAATACGGTCGACCAAGATCCGACCGGCAGTTTCCTTGTCGTGAGGAAAGGCTATGAGCATCCGGAAGCGGTTGTCCGAGTATTGAATGTGGAATATAACGGAATTAGAAAAATCGATCCGGATGCGCTTAATCTTTACAAAGATAACCCGGAAATTGTGGCAAAATGGGAATTGTGGCCGTTTACCCTGCAAGTCGGTCCGGAGACAACGGTATACGACACGCATGCGCAGGCTCAAGCAGCTGTCGATGCCAAAGATGATTCATCCTTAGATACGGAGCTTAAAGGCTGGTATGCGGATTACTTCAAGAATCAAGCTGATCCCAAGAAGGACTTGGCCGCTTGGGCCAATGCAACCGCAAGATTTGAAGGCGCTGCATTGATGAATGACGATCGCGTTGTCGTTACGCGCAATCAATTCTGGGGCAAAACAAAGACGCAGGCAACGAAGTGGGCGATTTTAGAGAAGCTCGAGAATGAAACGTTCCTCAAAATTATTATGGGCGAGCAACCGCTGGACAGCTTTGATACGTTCGTAGACCAATGGAATAGCCTCGGAGGAAAACAAATTCTCAAGGAGATTTCAGAAGAAACAACCA